The following coding sequences lie in one Paenibacillus durus ATCC 35681 genomic window:
- a CDS encoding ATP-binding protein produces the protein MSIKTKLSAIIFGSVLLILALNLTLNSYATRNNMQSEIERNMKTAAKQIAVSVEQSNSSSKYAEQLLAQNLRMAAILISKELDPDVGNVSNAELKTLASKVGVSNISLLVRTNDNIVVKKSSDPKELGLPTKGWGFWYTALVDLFEGREVSVAKGQRMEHFWSGPFEYSSSNPEFIEKWGYYYDGRSNYIIDPYIRSTSISNYVRIMSPEEIVKQTMEVNPDILEITGINPSTFGTSTMAPDGTDSVNVKLRNRPIMYGTYCFGNVEQDKNAVLQALAKQEPVMIDTMVRGARVLKSFIPVTLPDSGAYVISVVIDYSVISSAIKEQLWNNIRSSLLLLAVFLVGSYILAGFIIRPIQAILAKVQDVSRGKFDPPLEVGSRDELGQLALRINAMTRNLALHTSRLRQTVEENRKVKEHLESVINGTSDAIHTADMSGTVISVNRAFEELYGWKEREVVGSTIRLVPDSVLKEEETRLQWLIKGAQLAPTETLRLKRDGSVIEVSVSTSVIRDEEGKPVSFVHVSRDMTERNRMEELLRQSEKLTTVGQLAAGVAHEIRNPLTTLRGFLQLQREKNMLVPLHVDLMLSELERINLIVSEFLILAKPQAVRFQQKDVRHVLHDVISLLDSQAHLHNIEVKDRFEVSPAMVHCEENQLKQVFINIIKNGIESMSSGGTITLEQNRVGDSIVIVITDEGEGIPEHILPKLGQPFFSNKETGTGLGLMISQRIIQGHKGMMEIESQVGQGTSVTIVLPAAKESAEPINEKIVEGEETG, from the coding sequence TTGTCCATTAAAACGAAGCTTTCAGCAATTATTTTTGGCTCCGTGCTGCTCATTTTGGCGTTGAATTTGACCCTTAACTCCTACGCGACTCGCAATAATATGCAAAGCGAGATCGAGAGAAATATGAAGACGGCGGCAAAGCAGATTGCGGTTTCCGTAGAACAGAGCAACTCCAGCTCCAAATATGCAGAACAGCTGCTGGCGCAAAACTTGCGGATGGCTGCTATTTTGATATCCAAAGAACTGGACCCGGATGTTGGTAACGTTTCGAATGCCGAGTTGAAGACACTGGCCTCAAAAGTGGGCGTTTCCAATATATCGCTGCTTGTCAGAACCAACGATAACATTGTGGTTAAGAAGTCGTCCGACCCCAAAGAACTCGGCTTGCCCACTAAAGGCTGGGGGTTTTGGTATACGGCTTTGGTCGACCTGTTCGAAGGCCGGGAAGTATCGGTAGCCAAAGGGCAGAGGATGGAGCATTTCTGGTCCGGTCCTTTTGAATACTCTTCCTCCAACCCCGAGTTCATCGAGAAATGGGGCTATTACTATGACGGGCGAAGCAATTACATTATCGACCCGTATATTCGCAGCACTTCAATCAGCAATTATGTCAGAATAATGAGTCCGGAAGAAATTGTGAAGCAGACCATGGAGGTTAACCCTGATATTTTGGAAATTACGGGCATCAATCCCTCCACCTTCGGCACTTCTACCATGGCTCCGGACGGAACAGACAGCGTTAATGTCAAACTGCGCAACCGGCCGATCATGTACGGCACTTATTGTTTCGGTAACGTTGAGCAGGACAAAAATGCGGTGCTGCAAGCTCTGGCTAAACAAGAGCCCGTCATGATAGATACGATGGTGCGCGGAGCAAGGGTGCTCAAGAGCTTTATTCCCGTTACCCTGCCGGATTCAGGCGCCTATGTCATTAGCGTGGTGATCGACTACTCGGTCATATCTTCGGCTATCAAGGAACAATTGTGGAATAACATTCGGAGTTCTCTCCTGCTGCTTGCGGTCTTCCTGGTGGGCAGCTACATCCTGGCAGGCTTTATTATTCGGCCCATTCAGGCGATACTTGCCAAGGTTCAGGATGTTTCCCGGGGAAAGTTCGATCCGCCGCTTGAGGTAGGAAGCAGAGATGAACTGGGGCAGCTGGCGCTGCGGATCAACGCGATGACGCGCAATCTTGCCTTGCACACAAGCCGGCTCAGACAGACAGTGGAGGAGAACCGGAAGGTTAAAGAGCATCTGGAGTCGGTAATTAACGGCACTTCCGATGCCATTCATACGGCGGATATGAGCGGAACGGTGATCAGCGTGAACCGGGCTTTTGAAGAGCTGTATGGTTGGAAGGAGCGGGAGGTCGTGGGAAGCACCATCCGTCTCGTTCCGGACTCCGTTCTGAAAGAAGAGGAGACCCGGCTTCAGTGGCTAATCAAGGGGGCACAACTGGCCCCGACAGAGACGCTTCGGTTGAAACGGGACGGGAGTGTAATTGAAGTCAGCGTAAGTACCTCGGTCATACGGGACGAGGAAGGCAAGCCGGTGTCCTTCGTGCATGTTTCCCGCGACATGACGGAGCGCAACCGGATGGAAGAGCTATTGAGACAATCCGAGAAGCTTACTACCGTCGGCCAGCTTGCCGCGGGCGTGGCGCATGAAATCCGGAATCCGCTGACGACGCTCCGGGGATTTTTACAGCTGCAAAGGGAGAAAAATATGCTTGTCCCCCTGCATGTGGATTTGATGCTCTCTGAGCTGGAGCGGATCAATCTGATTGTCAGCGAATTTCTTATATTGGCCAAGCCGCAGGCGGTGCGGTTTCAGCAAAAGGACGTCCGCCATGTTCTGCATGATGTGATCTCCTTGCTGGACAGTCAGGCTCATTTGCATAATATCGAGGTTAAGGACCGGTTTGAAGTAAGTCCGGCAATGGTACACTGTGAAGAGAACCAGTTGAAGCAGGTATTCATCAATATTATCAAAAACGGGATTGAATCGATGTCTTCGGGCGGTACGATAACGCTCGAGCAGAACCGGGTCGGAGATTCCATCGTTATTGTCATTACCGATGAGGGGGAAGGCATACCCGAGCATATTTTGCCGAAGCTTGGTCAGCCGTTCTTTTCAAATAAGGAGACGGGAACGGGACTTGGCCTTATGATCAGCCAGCGGATCATCCAGGGGCATAAAGGAATGATGGAAATTGAAAGTCAGGTTGGGCAGGGAACCTCGGTAACGATCGTGCTGCCGGCAGCCAAAGAGAGCGCGGAACCTATCAATGAGAAGATAGTCGAAGGAGAAGAAACGGGGTGA
- the rluF gene encoding 23S rRNA pseudouridine(2604) synthase RluF, with the protein MRINKFISETGFCSRREADKLVESGRVTINGERAVLGSQAEAGDDVRIDGKRLVSESRTVYIALNKPVGITSTTESHIKGNIVDFVGHHERIFPIGRLDKDSEGLILLTNDGDIVNKILRAEGRHEKEYVVTVDRPITPSFIAGMSSGVKILGSKTLPCQVTRITERVFRIVLTEGKNRQIRRMCSALGYEVRRLQRIRIMNIRLGSLQVGAWRDLTTAEKAELGDMLSYKLL; encoded by the coding sequence ATGAGAATCAACAAGTTTATCAGCGAGACCGGCTTCTGCTCGCGGCGTGAGGCGGACAAGCTGGTGGAGAGCGGCCGGGTGACCATTAATGGCGAACGGGCCGTGCTGGGCAGCCAGGCTGAGGCGGGAGATGATGTGCGGATAGATGGAAAAAGATTGGTGAGTGAATCCCGGACCGTCTATATCGCCCTGAACAAGCCAGTAGGCATAACCTCCACGACGGAGAGTCATATTAAAGGGAACATCGTCGATTTTGTCGGGCATCATGAGCGGATCTTCCCAATCGGACGGCTGGATAAGGATTCGGAAGGACTGATCCTGCTGACCAATGACGGGGATATTGTCAACAAAATACTGCGTGCCGAAGGCCGGCATGAGAAGGAATATGTCGTCACCGTCGACCGCCCGATTACGCCTTCCTTTATTGCTGGAATGTCCAGCGGGGTAAAGATTCTCGGTTCGAAGACACTGCCCTGCCAGGTTACCCGGATAACGGAACGGGTATTCCGCATTGTTCTGACCGAAGGCAAGAACCGGCAGATCCGCCGGATGTGCAGTGCTTTAGGGTATGAGGTCCGGCGGCTGCAGCGCATCCGAATTATGAATATCCGCTTGGGCAGCCTGCAGGTAGGCGCGTGGCGTGATCTGACGACGGCGGAGAAGGCGGAGCTTGGAGATATGCTAAGCTACAAGCTTCTGTAA
- the motB gene encoding flagellar motor protein MotB, which produces MTKKGRHEEHEEHADESWLLPYSDLMTLLVALFLVLYAMSATDAKKFEQMAQAFSSALNGGSGVLDYSSMSPNDSNLDAGKANKMDNVVDKSLGESEIAKLRQKEQEDLEKLKKQFDQYIQNNGLTNLLSTKLNQSQLTITISDNALFASGQATVKPESQQLARAISQMLQQFPDYDVIVQGFTDNIPISNSQYSSNWDLSANRALQFMKILLVNPYLNPEKFSVIGYGEYHPIATNSTAAGRAKNRRVEVAVIRKYQENKGNPPSAK; this is translated from the coding sequence GTGACTAAAAAAGGGAGACACGAGGAGCATGAGGAGCATGCCGATGAATCATGGCTCCTTCCTTATTCCGACCTGATGACGCTCTTGGTTGCCCTGTTTCTTGTGCTGTATGCCATGAGTGCGACGGACGCGAAGAAATTTGAGCAGATGGCCCAAGCCTTCAGCAGTGCCCTTAACGGAGGGTCTGGCGTCCTGGATTATTCGTCCATGTCACCTAACGACAGTAATCTGGATGCGGGTAAAGCTAATAAAATGGATAATGTGGTTGATAAGAGTCTCGGCGAATCGGAGATTGCCAAGCTGCGTCAGAAGGAGCAGGAAGATCTGGAGAAGCTCAAGAAGCAGTTCGACCAGTATATCCAGAACAACGGCCTTACCAATTTGCTGAGCACGAAGCTGAACCAATCACAGCTCACGATTACGATCAGTGACAATGCTCTGTTCGCCTCCGGACAAGCTACAGTTAAGCCGGAATCGCAGCAGCTTGCAAGAGCCATCTCGCAAATGCTGCAACAGTTTCCCGATTATGATGTGATCGTTCAAGGATTTACGGATAATATTCCGATCTCCAACAGCCAATACTCTTCCAACTGGGACCTCAGCGCCAACCGTGCCCTGCAGTTCATGAAGATTTTGCTGGTGAATCCTTATCTGAATCCGGAGAAATTCAGCGTGATTGGCTATGGGGAATACCATCCGATTGCCACCAACTCAACTGCGGCGGGACGGGCCAAGAACCGCCGGGTAGAAGTGGCCGTTATCCGGAAGTATCAGGAAAATAAGGGAAACCCGCCATCCGCCAAATGA
- the motA gene encoding flagellar motor stator protein MotA → MQISSIIGLVLGIVAVVLGMFLKKAPLVSLNNPAAFTIIFVGTAASLFMAFPMSEIKKVPKLFKILFLGGKKLIDKGEVITMFMDWASITRREGLLALESKVEEIQDDFLRSGMRMIIDGNDQEFVRDVLLEDIHATEERHKVGALIFSQAGMYAPTLGVLGAVIGLIAALADMSAMEALAHAIGAAFIATLLGIFTGYVLWHPMSNKLKRLSKQEIQIRMMMLEGLLSIQSGVSTIAINQKLSVFLTPLERQKLDKKEGAAGD, encoded by the coding sequence ATGCAAATTTCATCAATTATTGGCTTAGTGCTTGGTATCGTAGCAGTCGTTTTGGGCATGTTTCTGAAAAAGGCTCCGTTAGTTTCCCTCAATAACCCTGCCGCCTTTACGATTATTTTCGTAGGTACCGCCGCTTCCCTGTTTATGGCCTTTCCAATGTCGGAAATCAAAAAAGTTCCGAAACTGTTCAAAATTTTGTTCCTCGGCGGAAAGAAACTGATTGATAAAGGCGAGGTCATCACCATGTTCATGGATTGGGCTTCCATTACCCGGCGGGAGGGTCTGCTGGCGCTGGAGTCCAAAGTGGAAGAGATTCAGGATGATTTTCTGCGTAGCGGCATGCGGATGATTATCGACGGTAACGACCAGGAGTTTGTCCGAGATGTGCTGCTTGAGGATATCCACGCGACCGAAGAACGCCATAAAGTCGGCGCGCTTATTTTCTCCCAGGCCGGCATGTATGCTCCTACTCTCGGGGTGCTTGGCGCCGTTATCGGTCTGATCGCCGCCCTGGCGGACATGAGCGCGATGGAAGCACTGGCGCATGCGATCGGCGCGGCCTTTATCGCTACGCTGCTTGGTATCTTTACCGGTTATGTGCTGTGGCATCCGATGTCCAATAAGCTCAAGCGGCTCTCTAAACAGGAAATTCAAATCAGAATGATGATGCTTGAGGGTCTTCTGTCCATCCAGTCGGGAGTATCCACCATTGCGATTAACCAGAAGCTTTCCGTGTTTCTGACACCTTTGGAGCGCCAAAAGCTGGATAAGAAGGAAGGTGCTGCGGGTGACTAA
- a CDS encoding 4a-hydroxytetrahydrobiopterin dehydratase, with amino-acid sequence MLLTDGELREQVGKLEGWRLESGAMVRKYMFSDFMKGIAFVDEVATISEAFDHHPHITIDYKTVILRLATSEEDGTGITALDVREAHEFNEAFEKTR; translated from the coding sequence GTGCTATTAACCGATGGAGAACTGCGTGAGCAGGTAGGCAAGCTCGAAGGCTGGAGGCTGGAAAGTGGGGCCATGGTGCGCAAATATATGTTTAGCGATTTCATGAAAGGCATTGCGTTCGTGGACGAGGTCGCCACCATCTCGGAAGCGTTCGACCATCATCCGCATATTACAATCGATTATAAAACGGTAATCCTGCGGCTTGCGACAAGTGAGGAAGACGGCACCGGAATTACCGCGCTCGACGTACGCGAAGCCCACGAGTTTAACGAAGCATTCGAGAAGACCCGTTAA
- a CDS encoding c-type cytochrome, with protein sequence MQKWIMSGLFFAACAFAVVLMFTLPGREQVAEQNHPTMPTVKAQPAKAEQTVKANCITCHGDQLQGGVGPSLQQEGNNHNAEQIYSIVTKGRGQMPSFKDKLAPEEIANIAMWLSEKK encoded by the coding sequence ATGCAAAAATGGATCATGAGCGGTTTGTTTTTCGCTGCCTGCGCCTTCGCGGTTGTCCTAATGTTCACGCTGCCTGGCCGGGAGCAGGTTGCCGAGCAGAATCATCCTACAATGCCGACCGTTAAGGCCCAGCCTGCCAAAGCGGAACAGACGGTAAAGGCCAACTGCATTACCTGCCACGGCGATCAGCTTCAGGGCGGGGTCGGACCGAGTCTGCAGCAAGAAGGAAACAATCATAATGCGGAGCAGATATACAGCATCGTTACCAAAGGACGAGGGCAAATGCCTTCTTTCAAGGATAAGCTGGCCCCTGAGGAAATTGCCAATATCGCGATGTGGCTGTCCGAGAAAAAGTGA
- a CDS encoding GNAT family N-acetyltransferase, producing MISSPVIFHVVPMTSAHAKDICGWQYKAPYNIYGWLAWDKMEALGIEFGDPRIRREQYVSVLDEKDNLCGFAQLFPMVGTVRLGIGMRPDLCGHGLGHLFVGAIVREALKRYPSREVDLEVLTWNQRAIRAYRKCGFTITDTYERRTPNGEKPFYCMVYDKSSAKNLN from the coding sequence ATGATTAGCTCTCCCGTTATCTTTCACGTCGTTCCCATGACAAGTGCGCATGCCAAGGACATTTGCGGGTGGCAGTATAAGGCGCCCTATAATATTTACGGCTGGCTGGCGTGGGATAAAATGGAGGCCCTTGGCATTGAATTCGGAGATCCGCGAATCCGAAGGGAGCAGTATGTTTCAGTATTGGATGAAAAGGATAATCTCTGCGGGTTTGCACAGCTCTTTCCGATGGTGGGAACAGTCCGGCTTGGTATCGGTATGCGCCCCGACCTGTGCGGTCATGGCCTCGGCCATTTGTTTGTAGGAGCGATTGTGAGGGAAGCGCTGAAGCGTTACCCCAGCCGTGAGGTGGATTTGGAGGTTCTGACCTGGAATCAAAGAGCGATTCGCGCTTACCGCAAATGCGGTTTCACGATCACCGATACGTACGAACGCCGCACGCCAAATGGCGAAAAACCCTTTTACTGTATGGTCTATGATAAGTCCTCCGCTAAAAATTTGAACTAG
- a CDS encoding C40 family peptidase, with translation MKKKLAAAFLSLSIILALGAGSAFADSKMDQVIDRTIGTRYVSGGTSTSGFDCSGFTMYVFDKVGINLPHQSGSQFKMGKTVSRSDLRSGDLVFFNTSGRGISHVGIYVGNDKFAHASSSKGVTISSLNDSYYVNRYVGAKRVMSSDAYQDTAADSQDDDNVQ, from the coding sequence TTGAAGAAGAAGTTGGCAGCAGCATTTCTGAGTTTATCCATCATTCTCGCGCTTGGAGCAGGCAGCGCATTCGCCGATTCCAAAATGGATCAAGTGATCGACCGTACGATTGGAACGAGATACGTATCCGGCGGTACGAGTACCAGCGGATTTGATTGTTCAGGATTTACGATGTATGTGTTCGATAAGGTCGGCATTAATCTTCCGCATCAGTCAGGCTCCCAATTCAAAATGGGCAAAACGGTATCGCGCAGCGATTTGAGATCCGGAGATCTTGTATTCTTCAACACTTCCGGACGAGGCATTTCCCATGTCGGTATTTATGTCGGTAACGATAAATTTGCTCATGCTTCCTCTTCGAAAGGCGTTACCATCAGTTCCCTGAATGACAGCTACTACGTTAACCGTTATGTTGGCGCCAAACGAGTTATGAGCTCCGATGCTTATCAAGATACGGCCGCTGATTCTCAAGATGATGATAATGTGCAATAG
- a CDS encoding C40 family peptidase, protein MKKKLAAAALSLVMAFTLGSGSAFADSKMDTVIAKTLGTSYRTGGMSTAGFDCSGFTKYVYKKMGLTLPRTSKAQYKVGTSVSRSKLRAGDLVFFNTVGSGVSHVGIYVGNGKFANSSSSRGVTISSMNQSYWANRYVGAKRVMSTKAYQSVTYD, encoded by the coding sequence ATAAAGAAGAAACTTGCAGCTGCTGCATTGAGCCTTGTGATGGCTTTCACTTTAGGGTCCGGAAGCGCTTTCGCAGACTCCAAAATGGATACGGTTATTGCAAAAACATTGGGAACCTCATATAGAACCGGCGGAATGAGCACAGCCGGCTTTGATTGTTCCGGATTCACTAAATACGTTTATAAAAAGATGGGCCTTACCCTGCCTCGTACTTCCAAAGCGCAATACAAAGTAGGAACCTCCGTATCACGCAGCAAACTGCGTGCAGGGGATCTGGTGTTCTTCAATACGGTCGGAAGCGGCGTCTCCCATGTCGGCATTTATGTCGGCAACGGCAAATTCGCGAATTCCTCTTCTTCACGCGGCGTAACCATCAGTTCGATGAACCAGTCCTATTGGGCCAATCGTTATGTTGGCGCCAAGCGGGTTATGAGCACAAAAGCATATCAATCTGTAACTTACGATTAA
- a CDS encoding M1 family metallopeptidase: MRRFRTTFLFAALAALCLLGGALWALSGSPLDSRSAAAPEAAKSPASTRQGTAVKPALPNLPVTPPAAQALSRRIAEYHISVQLAPDERQLTAAETVTWTHPGQKPVSDLYFHLYPNAFASDKTTFMKESGGKLRGDSMPEDGFGSMTLTDVRTEDGVSLLHRMQYVQPDDGNPGDRTLIKVHLPQPVNGGESVTLKLQYEVRLPKIFARMGESGDFVMAGQWFPKLSVYEPAGTRGVKDEGWNLHQYHGNSEFYSDFGIYSVAISVPKNYTVAATGFPVKNPKIAEGRKIYQFYADDVHDFAWAASPNFIYAEEAFSAAEVPGVRIKLYLDPLHKDLKERYFQAAKAALTAFSKWYGPYPYTTLSIVVPPKEGNGAGGMEYPTLITAFAANRDTADTSLERTVIHEIGHQYFYGMVASNEFEEAWLDESFTSYAEDRLMEQEYGIASNLPLQASLVTDPKPLTLNAWKYGGAKAYTQNVYVRGKLVLKDIERQVGLKTMDSIMSSYARKYRFHHPATADFQKVVEKATKKSWQGYFEHYVYGGDAPDFSVEGITVSKNKKGGYESLTTIANKGSQYTGVNVKFTFSDGRTLQKTWNGQGGEITFRLTSAAPLVSAEVDPGHEVLLENKHMNNFRKASLPAAFVSRWTLSLTNAIETVLGTFVW; the protein is encoded by the coding sequence ATGCGACGATTCCGCACCACCTTTCTCTTCGCTGCCCTGGCTGCCCTCTGTCTGCTTGGAGGAGCGCTATGGGCGTTATCCGGATCACCTCTGGACTCCCGCTCCGCCGCCGCTCCTGAAGCGGCCAAGTCCCCGGCTAGTACCCGTCAGGGGACGGCTGTAAAGCCAGCCCTCCCCAACCTGCCGGTGACGCCGCCGGCCGCACAGGCGCTTAGCCGGAGAATAGCGGAGTATCACATCAGCGTACAGCTCGCTCCGGATGAAAGACAGCTGACCGCCGCCGAGACGGTAACGTGGACCCATCCCGGCCAGAAGCCGGTGAGCGACCTGTATTTTCATCTTTATCCCAATGCCTTTGCCTCGGACAAGACGACATTCATGAAAGAATCCGGCGGCAAGCTGCGCGGCGACAGCATGCCTGAGGACGGATTCGGCTCCATGACGCTGACCGATGTGCGCACGGAAGACGGCGTGTCCCTTCTGCACCGGATGCAGTACGTTCAGCCCGACGACGGCAATCCGGGCGACCGGACGCTGATCAAAGTCCATCTTCCGCAGCCGGTAAACGGCGGGGAAAGCGTGACGCTCAAGCTGCAGTATGAAGTGCGGCTGCCGAAAATCTTCGCCCGTATGGGCGAATCCGGGGATTTTGTCATGGCCGGCCAGTGGTTCCCCAAGCTTAGCGTCTACGAACCGGCTGGAACGCGCGGCGTGAAGGATGAAGGCTGGAACCTTCACCAGTATCACGGCAATTCTGAATTTTACAGCGACTTCGGCATATACAGCGTAGCTATTTCGGTCCCCAAAAACTATACGGTGGCCGCAACCGGATTCCCTGTCAAAAACCCCAAAATCGCGGAAGGACGCAAAATCTATCAGTTTTATGCCGACGATGTCCACGATTTCGCCTGGGCTGCTTCCCCTAACTTCATCTATGCGGAGGAGGCGTTCTCTGCGGCGGAAGTGCCCGGCGTGCGGATCAAGCTGTATTTGGACCCTCTGCACAAAGATCTGAAGGAGCGCTATTTCCAGGCCGCCAAAGCCGCGTTGACCGCTTTCAGCAAATGGTACGGCCCGTATCCCTATACAACGCTGTCTATCGTCGTGCCGCCTAAAGAGGGCAACGGAGCGGGAGGCATGGAATATCCCACCCTGATTACCGCCTTCGCCGCGAATAGAGACACTGCCGACACCTCGCTGGAGCGGACGGTGATTCACGAAATCGGACACCAGTATTTTTACGGCATGGTTGCAAGCAATGAATTCGAGGAAGCTTGGCTTGATGAGAGCTTCACCTCCTATGCCGAGGACAGGCTGATGGAACAGGAGTATGGGATCGCCTCCAATCTGCCGCTGCAGGCCAGTCTTGTCACTGACCCCAAGCCGCTGACTCTGAATGCCTGGAAATACGGCGGAGCAAAAGCCTACACCCAGAACGTCTACGTGCGGGGCAAGCTGGTGCTCAAGGATATCGAAAGGCAGGTCGGCTTGAAGACGATGGATTCCATTATGTCCTCATATGCCCGCAAATATCGCTTCCACCATCCTGCTACTGCCGATTTTCAAAAAGTGGTGGAGAAGGCGACCAAAAAGTCGTGGCAAGGTTACTTCGAACATTACGTATACGGCGGGGATGCTCCCGACTTCTCCGTTGAGGGCATTACCGTAAGCAAGAACAAAAAAGGCGGTTACGAATCGTTGACAACCATCGCTAATAAGGGCAGCCAATACACCGGCGTAAACGTCAAGTTCACCTTCTCTGACGGCCGGACGCTGCAGAAAACGTGGAACGGCCAAGGAGGCGAAATCACGTTCCGGCTCACTTCTGCGGCTCCTCTTGTTTCAGCCGAGGTGGACCCGGGTCACGAAGTACTGCTGGAGAACAAGCATATGAACAACTTCAGAAAAGCCTCTCTCCCCGCAGCCTTCGTTTCACGCTGGACCCTCAGCCTGACAAACGCAATCGAAACTGTGCTCGGAACTTTCGTCTGGTGA
- a CDS encoding YwhD family protein: MDNKQPDSKKQIALNIVNAKSKHKGFGAGSIDLNNVSPVIIDGDEAVIDIGAMHAKSKVEKGIKFSMNREDVPEGRQVWVVWVAVERTPEGQHYAGLTACEMWIDSEAKRGWKILADHVNKLDSALKRRIIVEGLGAQEKAALKSLLVSHNAEWWNASPEELKQALEG, from the coding sequence ATGGACAACAAGCAGCCGGACAGCAAGAAACAGATTGCCTTGAATATTGTAAACGCGAAGAGCAAGCATAAAGGCTTCGGAGCAGGCTCAATCGACTTGAACAACGTGTCGCCTGTCATTATCGACGGCGACGAGGCGGTCATCGACATTGGTGCCATGCATGCCAAGAGCAAGGTGGAGAAGGGCATCAAGTTCTCCATGAACCGCGAGGATGTGCCGGAAGGCAGACAGGTGTGGGTTGTGTGGGTGGCGGTTGAACGTACGCCGGAAGGACAGCACTATGCCGGCCTGACCGCCTGCGAGATGTGGATCGACAGCGAAGCGAAGCGCGGCTGGAAGATTCTTGCCGATCATGTGAACAAGCTGGATTCGGCGCTTAAAAGGCGGATCATTGTAGAGGGGCTGGGCGCACAGGAGAAGGCGGCGCTCAAATCGCTGCTCGTCTCGCATAATGCGGAATGGTGGAATGCGTCGCCCGAGGAATTAAAGCAGGCTCTCGAAGGCTAA